GCCGTCCACGCCTGGATTGCCGAGGAATGCAGCCGTTCCACGGTTAAGAACAGTCTCGCCGTGCTGGTTCGGGTGATGGAGCAGGCCGTCCGGGACGGCATCATCTCGCGCAACCCCGCACAGGTGACCGGGTGGCAGCGCGAATACCAGCGGGCGGAAGACGAGTTGGACGATCCGCGCACGCTCGCCCTGCCCGATTGGGAATCGCTGACCACGCTCGCCGCCGCGCTGGTGGAACGATCGGCGAACAACTTCCCCGGGTGGGGAGATGTCGTCATCTTCGCCGCGTGCACGGCGGCCCGAATCGGCGAGGTGTCCGGCGTCCGCGCCGAGGACATCGACCGGAAATCGTGGATGTGGACGGTACGCCGACAGACCACACCCGGACCCGGTGGCCTCATCGACAAGGGCACCAAAGGCAAGCGGGCACGGATGGTCCCGCTGATCGAAGAAGTGCGACCAATCGTGATCCGCCGCCTGGACTCGGTCAGCGACCCCCACTCCCGGCTGTTCACCGGTCCACGCGGTGGCCGGATCAGCACGGCGGTGCTCCGGGACGCGACGCATTGGGACGAGGTGGTGACGAAGCTGGGCTACGAGCACCTACGGCGGCACGACCTGCGGCACACCGGCCTGACGTGGATGGCTGACGCCGGGGTGCCGGTGCACGTGCTCCGCAAGATTGCCGGGCACGGTTCGCTGACGACGACGCAGCGGTACCTGCACCCTGACCGGCAGACGATCACCGACGCCGGTACGGCGCTCAGCGCGCACTTGAAGGCCCGTCGGTCCCCAGGTGGTCCCCGGCTACACGCGGTCTAGGTCAACGATCACCTACCGGCGCAGAATGAAATGAAGGCCGTTGACCTGGGCTTACGCTCCGGTCAACGGCCTTTCTGCGTGCTGTCGGGACGGCCGGATTCGAACCGACGACCCCTTGACCCCCAGTCAAGTGCGCTACCAAGCTGCGCCACGTCCCGATGCCGCCGTCGGGTCTCCCCTGCGGCAGCCGGTACAGCTTAGCGCAGGATCTTCCCGACGTACGCACAGGCCCCTCCCGCCACACCCCCTAGACCGTCCTAGGAGAGTGGGTGGTGGGAGGGGCCGGGAAGGAGGGGTCAGCCGTGCGCCTTGCCCCGGCCGCCGGGGCCGAGCTTCTTGCGTGGACGTACCGAGATCTCCACCGGGCTGCCCTCGAAGCCGAACTCCTCGCGGAGCTTGCGCTCGACGAACCGTTGATAGCCGGCGTCCAGCGGCGCGGTGGTGAACAGCACGAACCGGGGCGGGCAGGTGCCCGCCTGGGTGGCGAAGAGGATCTTCGGGGCCCGGCCGCCGCGCACCGGGTGCGGGGTCGCCTGCACCAGCGCGGTGAGCCACGCGTTGAGCTGCGCGGTCGGCACCCGGGTCTCCCAGCTCGCCAGGGCCTGCCGCAGCGCCCCGGCGAGCTTGTCCACCGCCCGGCCGGTCATCGCGGACAGGTTCAGCCGGATCGCCCAGGGGATCCGGCGCAGCTCCCGCTCGATCTCCTTGTCCAGGTAGTACCGGCGGTCCGCGTCGACCAGGTCCCACTTGTTGAACGCGATGACCAGCGCCCGCCCGGACTCGGTGACCATGGACAGGATCCGCTGGTCCTGCTCGCTGATCACCTCGCTGGCGTCCAGCAACACCACCGCCACCTCGGCCGCCTCGATCGCCGAGGCGGTGCGCAGGCTCGCGTAGTACTCGGTGCCGCTGGCCTTGCCGACCCGCTTGCGCAGCCCGGCGGTGTCCACCAGATGCCAGGTCTCCCCGCCGATGCGGACCAGGCTGTCCACCGGGTCGACGGTGGTGCCGGCGACCGCGTCGACCACCGCGCGCTCCTCACCGGAGAAGCGGTTCAGCAGGCTGGACTTGCCGACGTTGGGCCGCCCCACCAGCGCCACCCGGCGCGGACCGCGCGGCCGGTTCTCCACGATCTTCGGGGCCTCGGGCAGGGCCTCCATGATCGCGTCGAGCAGGTCGCCGGAGCCCCGGCCGTGCAACGCCGACACGGCGAACGGCTCACCGAGGCCGAGCGACCACAGCGAGGTCGCCTCCACCTCGATCGCCGTGTTGTCGGCCTTGTTCGCCACCAGGATGACCGGCTTGGCGCTGCGCCGCAGCATCCGTACCGCCGCCTCGTCGACGTCGGTGGCGCCGACCACCGCGTCCACCACGAACAGCACCACGTCGGCGGTGGCCACCGCCGCCTCGGCCTGGGCGGCGATGGCCGCCGCCCGGTCCTTGGCGTCCGGCTCCCAGCCGCCGGTGTCCACCACGGTGAACTCCCGGCCGGCCCACTGCGCGTCGTACGGGACGCGGTCCCGGGTCACCCCGGGCACGTCCTCGACGACCGCCTGCCGCCGCCCGATGATCCGGTTGACCAGCGTCGACTTGCCGACGTTGGGTCGGCCGACCACAGCCACCACCGGCACCGGGCCGGTCGGCTCCTCGTCCGTCAGGTCGGGCTCCCGCAACTCCACCCAGCCGGTGTCCTCGCTCATGCCACGCCCCGCTCGGCGAGCAGCTCCCGCAGCCGGGCGACGACCTCGTCGACGCCCAGCCCGGTGGTGTCCAGCACGACCGCGTCCGCGCTCTGCCGCAGCGGGTCGGCGGCGCGGGTCGAGTCGAATTCGTCCCGTCGCGCCAGGTCGGCGGCGGTGACGGTCACGTCGGCGGCGTCCTCCGCGCTGCGTCGCCGGGCCCGCGCCGCCGCCGAGGCGGTCAGGTAGACCTTCAGCTCCGCGTCGGGGGCCACCACCGACCCGATGTCGCGCCCCTCGACCACGATCCGGCCGGCGTTCGCGATCATCTCGCGCTGCCGGGCCACCAGCAGCGCCCGGACCGCCGGCACGGCGGCCACCGCCGACACCGCGCC
The sequence above is a segment of the Micromonospora sp. WMMD882 genome. Coding sequences within it:
- a CDS encoding site-specific integrase; protein product: MAVPQQPPIGVPLGSDVEFRAGRDRPYRARVRWVDPSTKRRRSKSATVATPEEAQAWIDGMVNAAQGGVDPLAATKRLTEYGESVMPLALRGLERKTLDPYLAGWRKRVVPALGHIPVRMITNGVVDRAVHAWIAEECSRSTVKNSLAVLVRVMEQAVRDGIISRNPAQVTGWQREYQRAEDELDDPRTLALPDWESLTTLAAALVERSANNFPGWGDVVIFAACTAARIGEVSGVRAEDIDRKSWMWTVRRQTTPGPGGLIDKGTKGKRARMVPLIEEVRPIVIRRLDSVSDPHSRLFTGPRGGRISTAVLRDATHWDEVVTKLGYEHLRRHDLRHTGLTWMADAGVPVHVLRKIAGHGSLTTTQRYLHPDRQTITDAGTALSAHLKARRSPGGPRLHAV
- the der gene encoding ribosome biogenesis GTPase Der → MSEDTGWVELREPDLTDEEPTGPVPVVAVVGRPNVGKSTLVNRIIGRRQAVVEDVPGVTRDRVPYDAQWAGREFTVVDTGGWEPDAKDRAAAIAAQAEAAVATADVVLFVVDAVVGATDVDEAAVRMLRRSAKPVILVANKADNTAIEVEATSLWSLGLGEPFAVSALHGRGSGDLLDAIMEALPEAPKIVENRPRGPRRVALVGRPNVGKSSLLNRFSGEERAVVDAVAGTTVDPVDSLVRIGGETWHLVDTAGLRKRVGKASGTEYYASLRTASAIEAAEVAVVLLDASEVISEQDQRILSMVTESGRALVIAFNKWDLVDADRRYYLDKEIERELRRIPWAIRLNLSAMTGRAVDKLAGALRQALASWETRVPTAQLNAWLTALVQATPHPVRGGRAPKILFATQAGTCPPRFVLFTTAPLDAGYQRFVERKLREEFGFEGSPVEISVRPRKKLGPGGRGKAHG
- the cmk gene encoding (d)CMP kinase, with product MAENVRTGRCVVAVDGPSGSGKSTVSRRLAVGLDARYLDTGAMYRAVTWAVLRSGTDPADAEAVAKVAGEVDLRIGTDPQGYGVTVDGTPVDADIRGPEVTGAVSAVAAVPAVRALLVARQREMIANAGRIVVEGRDIGSVVAPDAELKVYLTASAAARARRRSAEDAADVTVTAADLARRDEFDSTRAADPLRQSADAVVLDTTGLGVDEVVARLRELLAERGVA